The region CGCGTCAGTTTCAGATCATGCACCCGACGCTCCAGATCATCTCGCGCGGCGCGCAGGTCGCGCAGCTCTTGGGCGCGCATGACTTGGTCGTCCTCGCCCGCCTTATCCAGCGCGGTCTGCTTGGCGGGGATGGTCTTGTGGTCAAGCTCTACGATCTTGGCCTCACCGGCAGAGATATAGAGCGCCAGTTCGTCATAGAACTGCAGTGTCTTCTCATAGAGCAGATCAAGGGATTTGATGTCTTTCAGCAGCGTATGCTCATGGGCCAGCAGGTTGTCGGTGATCCGGTCGATCTGGCCCTGCACCTCTTCGAAACGCGCGGTGAATTTGGCGAAAGGGGTGGCGCGGCCCAGCAGTTTCTCCCACCAGCTTTGTTTGCGCCGCACGTCAAGTTCCGAGACCGAGAAGCCGCGAATCGCGCTGACCATGGTGCGCAGGCTGTCCCCCGCGGGGCCGACATCCTTGTTGCGCACATCGGCCAACATGGCTTGGCTGATTTCTTGCAGCTCGGCCTGCGCAGCGGAACCAAAGGCGACGATGGACTGGGTGTCAGTCACATCGATCTCGGCCATGCGCTTTTGAATTTCGGCGCTTTGCGTAGGATCGGCCTTGGCCAAGGGGACGATGGCATTGGCATCCGCAGGTTCGGGCAGAACGGTTGCGTTTACTTCTTCGACCAGACCTTGCGACTGGGCAGCTTTTTCACGGACGGCATCGGTCATCACTGATCTTCCTTAGTATTTACAGGGGCGGGCTGTTCGAGCCGGACCCCCTCACGGGAGAGACGCGCGCGCAGCACGTCGATTTCGACATTCAGATCGCTGCGGTCGTCGAGCAGGGATTTCGCCGTGCGGGCGGCAAAATTCTCATCCAGATCGTCGAGCAGCGCGAGGTAGTCATCGCGGGCTTGGTCATCGCGGTTGCGGGCGTAAAGATCGGCGAACTTCACCGTTGCATCATGCGCGCCGCGCAAATAGACGACAAGGTATTTGCGCGCGGCGGTCAGGTCGCGGGGGTCTTCTTCGACGGTGCGGATCAGCTGGCGGGCGGTCTCTTGGAAATCCGCCAGCCGCGCTTCGGCGCGGCGGTCTCCGGCGCGTAGGATGGCTTGGCTCATGCCCGAGAGCAGTTTCTCGGCCTCATCTACCACGCGGGCAACGCGGTCTTGCTGGAAGGTGTCGATGCCCTTCATCCCTTTGTTTTTCAACGGATCAACGCCAAATGCCGCGAGGTGCAGCGCCATGGCCGCGATGCCATAGAGCACGGCTGCGGTAAGGCTGGGTTCATTGGTATATGCCGCAAGCCCCGCACCCAGACCAGCCAGCACTGCGGCGAGGATTTTGCGCGGCAGGACAGGGCGGCGGGCGACCTTGCGCTCGTTATACTCCGCCTCGGCCAGCAAACCTTCGCGCAAAAGCCAGACGCCGGAGGCCAAAAGGAACGCGCCGCCAAGCCCGAGGATCAGCGTGCCCGCCCCAGCAGTGAGTGAGGTCGCGGCCAGCAGGACCGGGGGGAGGAACAGGAGATTCACACGCCCGCCCGCAGGGTCGACCCGCAGTCGCTGCGTTTTGCGCGGGGTGGTGCCGAGCTTTACGTCCGTGCCGGGGCTATATCGGCCCCCAAAACGTTGCGCCATAGATCACAACCCCCCGAGAAAACCGCTGGTCAGGCCAAGCAGTACAACCAGCAAAGCGCCGTAGGCGATTTTCTGAAAGGTTGTTGGCGCCATCATGTTTCCCCTTTTGCTGCCCCAGATGGGGCGCAATGCCGTGCCAGCACTGTCTGCCGCGCGCCCCAAGAGAGAGGCCGCGCCGAGGATGATAACCACGAGCGCAGCCAAGGCCACCAAAAACATCACTATTCGCGCCATATTGCCCTTTTCTGACAGCGGTTTCACGCTTGTCTTGCCTGCCGTTCTCTTGTCAACGCGCGCCTCATGGCAGCGTTCCGACAGCGCAAATGGCTTGGCTTGCGGCAAAGCCAATCAGCGACGGGGTTTGGGGCCCCGGCTGCTGGGCTTTGCACCCGGTCTCGCGCCCGGCTTTGCATTTGGTCGGCCTGTCGGAAGCGCGCCCGGTTTGCCACTGGGCTTGCCCAGTGCGGCCTTGCCATGCGGTGCGTTCTTCGCTTTGCCACCGCCACGGCGGGGCGGCGGGGTATCGTCTTCGCCCGGCTCCACAGGCAGGCCGGGCTGGCCCGCGCCGCCGAAACCACCGGGCTTACGACGCGGCGGGCGGCGCACGGCACTGGGTTTCTTGACGGCGGTGCCGGTCGGGTCTTCCAACTCAAGACCAAGTTGATCGCGCACGACCTTGCGACGCAGTTCTTCGACTTCGCCAGTTTTCAACTCGCCCAGTTGGAACGGGCCGTAAGAGATACGGATCAGCCGGTTAACGGTCAGGCCCACGGCCTCCATCGCGCGGCGAATCTCGCGGTTGCGGCCTTCGCGCAGGCCAATGGTCAGCCAAGCGTTGGCGCCTTGCTGGCGGTCCAGCGTCACATCCATCGGCTGAAAGTTTTCGCCCTCAACGGTGATGCCGCGGCGCAGCGGCTCAAGCATCTCGTCGGTCGGACGGCCATTCACCCGCGCGCGGTAGCGGCGCAGCCAGCCGGTGCTGGGCAGTTCCAGCCTGCGTTTCACGCCGCCGTCATTGGTCAGCAGCAAGAGCCCTTCGGAATTGAGATCAAGCCGACCCACGGTCATCACGCGGGGCATGTCCTCGGGCAGGGCGTCAAAGATCGTCTCGCGGCCCTTTTCATCAGAGTTCGTCGTCACCAAACCGGTGGGCTTATGATACAGCCAGATGCGCGGCGGCTCGGGCGCGCCGACGGGGGTGTTGTCGACGGTGATCTTGTCTTCGGGCGTGACGTTCAGGGCGGGCGAGGTGATCTGCTCACCGTTCACACGCACGCGGCCTGCCTCGATCATGCGCTCGGCCTCACGGCGCGAGGCGATGCCTGCGCGGGACAGCACTTTGGCGATGCGGGCGCCCTTCGCTGTGCTGGCGTCAGCAGCGGAAGAATCATCAGTCGGGCCGGAGCCGGAGAGGGGTGGTTTTGCGTCCATACTCTGCGCTTACCCTGTTTCACGCCCTTGCGAAAGGGTGGCGTTTGCGGCCATGTGAGCGGATGGAGTTTCGCTCATATATGGGTCAGGCGCTGGATCAGGCGCGGGCAGCGGCCACACGCGGCGAGGTGCCGGTGGGGGCCGTGGTGGTCTCTCCGACGGGCAAAATCGTGGCGGCGGCGGGCAATGAGACCCGCGCGCGCCATGATCCCACGGCCCATGCCGAAATGCTGGCCCTGCGCGCCGCCTGTGCGGCGGTGGGGTCAGAGCGACTGATTGGTCACACGCTTTATGTCACGCTGGAGCCTTGTGCGATGTGCGCAGGCGCCATCGCGGCGGCGCGGGTTGAGCGGCTTTTTTACGGCGCGGCGGATCCAAAGTCTGGCGGGGTGGCGCAGGGGGCGCGGGTGTTTGCACATCCGCAGTGCCATCATGTGCCGCAGATTTTCGATGGGATCGCAGCGCGAGAAGCAGAGGAGCTGCTTGTCGGCTTCTTTCGGGAAAAGAGGGACCGATAGCTGGGCAGCGCCGGACCGGGGGATGGCGGTCCTTCGTTGGCAGTTTGGCAATTTATGGCTGCTGCCGTGGCGCGCCCTCCACCGGCTCATCCAGCATTTGCCAAAGCGCCAGCCCATCGCACCAGAGGCGCGCTGTTAAATTGTCGGCACGCCTACGGCGTGACGGACGGTCTGGCGCTGCCCGGCGGCCTTCGGCCTTGGTTCCGAGCTGGGTGGATATTGCGAGGTTCCTCAATGCAGCATCAGCGGCCGCCGGAGGCCCTTTCCAACGCAAAGGGCCACGCGCAGTGCACGTGGCCCTTCAAACCATCAGGTCAGGCGATCTTACTTGATCTTGCCTTCCTTGTATTCGACGTGCTTGCGCGCAACGGGGTCGTACTTCTTGATGACCATCTTCTCGGTCATGGTGCGTGCGTTCTTTTTGGTTACGTAGAAATGGCCTGTGCCCGCGGACGAGTTCAGACGGATCTTGATCGTGGTTGGCTTCGCCATGTGTCTTCTCCTGCTGCAGCGCCGCGCAGGCCTGCGTGAATTCTGAATTTCGGGTTCTAGTCAGACCCGCGCCCGAGTCAACCGCTATTTGCCCGTCCGATGTCGAAAGACGCCGGTTTCGTCGAAAAACCTGTCTTTCGGACCTGAAAGAGCAGGAATATGCGCGGAAGGCCTATAAGCCGGATTTTGTACCTGCCCTAAAGCAAGCGATGACCATTCCTCTGACTGCACCGTTGCCGATGCAGCTACAGCTGCCAACCCGGACCTGCTGGGGCAGAAGAGCCCCGCCTTTGACCCGAAGATCATCGGCGCGCGGTCCCTATTTGGCATTGCTCCCGGTGGGGCTTGCCATGCCAGAGCTGTTGCCAGCCCCGCGGTGGGCTCTTACCCCACCGTTTCACCCTTACCCCTGCGGCTGTTCCGGCAAGCCGGACCGTAGGGGCGGTTTCATTTCTGTGGCGCTTTCCGTCGGGTTGCCCCGCCCGGGCGTTACCCGGCACCGTTCCTTCTTGGAGTCCGGACTTTCCTCTACGTCGCCTTTGCCTCGCAAAAGCGACGCCGCCGATGCCACACATGCGTGTGACGGGAGCGGACGTCGGTCATGCGACACGAGTCGACGCAGCGGCCATCCAGCCTTCCGCGCCTGACCGCCCTAGACCCCGCCGCGCGGCGCGTCAATGGGCGCGGGGCAGGGCGGCGAGGTCTGCGGGGGTGAGAGGGCCGCTCCCCCATGGCCTGAACCGCATACGTACGGTACTCAGCAGCGTGTCATTGTCGCAGGGCGCGGTGAAGCCTGCGGCCCGTGCGGCATCGCGGAAGGTTTCGGCGGTTACGCTGTCAGGAACGGGGCCATCGCCCGCAGGCAGCGCCAGCCCGCGCCGTGCGAGCCGCGCCCAATCGAATCGCGGGCCAGGGTCGATCTTGCGGCCCGGAGCCATGCAGGAATGACCGATCACCCCCTCAGCGGGGATGTCATGTCGGGCCATGATGCCGGGCAGCAAAGTTTCGAGCGCCTGCATTTGCGGCTCAGCAAAGGGGTGATCGCCGCGATTGTCCAACTCTATGCCGATTGAGCGGGAATTAATATCGTCGAGCCCCGCCCACTCGCCTTGGCCTGCATGCCACGCGCGCTGGTCTTCCTCGACCAGTTGAGTGACATCGCCGCGCCCGGAAATCAGGTAATGGGCAGAGACTTCGGAAGAAGGGTCGCAAAGCCGTTCCAGCGCCGCTTGGGCGCTGGCCATGGCCGTGTAATGCAGAACGATAAGTCGGGGGTGTAGCCCGCTACGTCGCGGGCCGCAGTTGGGTGAAGGGTGCACCGTCACGTCAGGCGCGGCGGGCATCTATCAGCCCTGTGCAGCCCGGCGGAAGGGGGTCGGATCCCAGTCACAGGCAAAGCCATCGCCATCAGGGTCCATGCCTTCTCGGTCCTTCTCAGGACCGCCCGCAGCAAGGAAGGCGATCTGCGCTTGGTCGGCATGGCTGTACTGCGAACAGGCCCGTTCAAACTTGCGGGCCTTGTTAAAGCCAATGCGGCTGTAGATTTGCTGACCGATCTGTTGGTTGCTTTGCAGCGCATAGGCGACGATGTTCGGGCCGCTGGCAGTACGTTCGGGCAGCGCTTCGGGCTGGATCACCTCATATTGCGCACGATTGGCGGCGACGCGGGCGGCGTCATCTTGAATGCTGCGTTGGCCGGATACGGCATCAAAGTTGTTCTCGTTCGAGATGCCCACGGCATTGACCGCCGCGGGGGGCGGGTTCGACGGGCTGGCGTTCACCGGGGTCACGCCGGGGTTCAGGGCACTTGCCCCGCCCGGACGGGTGGCGGCCAGAACGCGGGCGGTTTCGGCGGCTGTGGCCTCGGGCGAGCCGTCCGCCGGGGCGGGTGTCGTGGCCGCGATGGCGCTGTCGATGCTGTCATTGGCAAGTGCCGCGTCACGCGCCCGCTGTTCAGCCTCAAAGCTGCCGTCGCCAAAGCCGACGCCGCGCCCGCTGTTGATGCTCCCGGAATCGGGGATCGCAGGTTGGCAGGCTGCCAAAAGACCGCCCGCTGTCATCGCTAGAAGTGTCCGTTTGATCATCTGACCCGCTCTTGCCTGTTAAATAACGCCCGTGGGCTTACCACCATTTTTCCGGCTTGGCCACAAAACCAGCGGCCCGCTCCAGCGCATAGGCGGAGGACAGCAACTCGGCCTCTTCCCAAGGACGCCCGATCAGTTGCAGACCCAGCGGCAAGCCGGTGGCGCTTTGCCCGGTCGGCAGCGCGACACCCGGCAGACCGGCGAGGTTCACCGTCACGGTAAAGACGTCGTTGAGATACATCGCAACCGGATCGGCGTCCTTCATCTCGCCCAGACCAAAGGCCGCCGAAGGCGTGGCCGGGGTGAGGATGCTGTCAATGCCTTGCGCGAAGACGTCTTCGAAGTCCTTCTTGATCAGGGTACGGACCTTGCGGGCGCGGTTGTAATAGGCGTCGTAGAAGCCAGCCGACAGCACATAGGTCCCCACCATCACACGGCGCTGCACCTCATGGCCAAAGCCTTCGGCGCGGGTTTTCTCGTACATCTCGGTGATGCCGTCGCCGTGGTCGAGCTTGGCGCGGTGGCCAAAGCGTACACCGTCATAACGCGCGAGATTCGAGGACGCCTCGGCAGGCGCGATGACGTAATAGGCTGGCAGGGCGTATTTGGTGTGCGGCAGCGAGATGTCGACGATCTCAGCGCCCGCGTCCTTCATCATGGCGATGCCGTCTTGCCAGAGCTTCTCGATCTCCTCGGGCATACCGTCCATCCGGTATTCGCGGGGGATGCCGATCTTCTTGCCGCGGATGTCGCCGGTCAGCGCCGCTTCAAAATCCGGCACGGCCAGATCGGCGCTGGTGCTGTCCTTGGCGTCATGGCCACACATAGCTTCCAACATAATCGCGGCGTCGCGCACCGTCTTGGTCATCGGCCCGGCTTGGTCGAGCGAGGAGGCGAAGGCGACGATGCCCCAGCGGGAACAACGGCCATAGGTCGGCTTGATGCCCACGGTGCCAGTGAAGGCCGCAGGCTGGCGGATCGAGCCACCGGTGTCGGTGCCGGTCGCGGCGAGGCACAGATCAGCAGCCACGGCAGCGGCGGAGCCGCCCGAGGAACCGCCCGGTGTCAGTTCGGCGGAGTCGCCCTGTCGGCGCCACGGGTTCACCGCGTTGCCGTAGACGGAGGTCTCGTTCGACGAGCCCATAGCGAATTCGTCCATGTTGAGCTTGCCCAGCATCACGGCACCGCTGTCTTTCAGCTTTTGGCTGACGGTGCTTTCATATTCCGGCAGGAACCCTTCGAGGATGCGGCTGCCCGCTTGGCTCGGCACGCCTTTGGTGCAGAAGAGATCCTTGATGCCGATGGGCAGGCCGCACATGGCAGGGGCGTCGCCCTGTTTGATGCGCGCGTCGGCCTCGGCGGCCTGTTCCATCGCGATCTCGGGCGTGCGGTGGACAAAGGCGTTGAGCGCGCCTGCGCCGTCGATGGCTTTAAGGCAGGCTTCGGTCAGCGCGGCGGATGTCGTTTCACCCTTGCGCAGGGCATCGCGGGCGTCGGCAAGGCTCAGTGTGTTCAGATCGTCGCTCATTATTCCACCACCTTCGGCACGGCAAAGAACCCTTCACGGGCATCGGGCGCATTCTTGAGGACCGCGTCCTGCTGGTCCCCATCGGTGACAACGTCCTCGCGCCGTTTCAGGCGCTGCGGGGTCACGGAGGTCATCGGTTCCACGCCCTCAACGTCCACCTCAGACAGTTGTTCGATAAAGCCGAGGATGTTGTTGAATTCCTCCGCCAGCGCCGGGAGCGCATTTGGTTCAACCTTGATCCGGGCCAGTTTCGCCACGCGTGCGGCGGTGTTTTCGTCGATCGACATGAACATCTCCATCTCTTTGAGGCTCCTCTACCGTTTGGGACCGGGCCTCGCAAGGGTTTGGGCTGAGTAAGAGAGAGGAGGGTCAGCGCCTGCCCGCAGGTCGGCGATCCTAAGGGTGGTTCATGCCACTTTATGGATTAGCCGTGATGTGCGTTCCGCGAAGTTGCGCCTAGCCTAACGAAATCGCCTACCCGGTCGCACCGAAGGTGGGCCAATATAAACTGGCACACCTTTGGCGTGACGGGCGGGCAGACGATGGCCCGGCGCCTGCGGCTTGATTCCGGGCCGGTGGCATGGGGAACCGTTTTCTTGATTCCGTCGCAAGGAAGCGCAAGTTTGAGGTAAGCAACAAATCAGGAGTACACCCATGAA is a window of Sulfitobacter sp. W027 DNA encoding:
- a CDS encoding toxic anion resistance protein; protein product: MTDAVREKAAQSQGLVEEVNATVLPEPADANAIVPLAKADPTQSAEIQKRMAEIDVTDTQSIVAFGSAAQAELQEISQAMLADVRNKDVGPAGDSLRTMVSAIRGFSVSELDVRRKQSWWEKLLGRATPFAKFTARFEEVQGQIDRITDNLLAHEHTLLKDIKSLDLLYEKTLQFYDELALYISAGEAKIVELDHKTIPAKQTALDKAGEDDQVMRAQELRDLRAARDDLERRVHDLKLTRQVTMQSLPSIRLVQENDKSLVTKINSTLVNTVPLWETQLAQAVTIQRSSEAAHAVREANDLTNELLTSNAKNLRDSNKVIRQEMERGVFDIEAVKQANEDLIGTIEESLQIADEGKAKRANAEKELQEMEGRLRDTLASAKARETGLGDTTSNAVPS
- a CDS encoding 5-bromo-4-chloroindolyl phosphate hydrolysis family protein, which codes for MAQRFGGRYSPGTDVKLGTTPRKTQRLRVDPAGGRVNLLFLPPVLLAATSLTAGAGTLILGLGGAFLLASGVWLLREGLLAEAEYNERKVARRPVLPRKILAAVLAGLGAGLAAYTNEPSLTAAVLYGIAAMALHLAAFGVDPLKNKGMKGIDTFQQDRVARVVDEAEKLLSGMSQAILRAGDRRAEARLADFQETARQLIRTVEEDPRDLTAARKYLVVYLRGAHDATVKFADLYARNRDDQARDDYLALLDDLDENFAARTAKSLLDDRSDLNVEIDVLRARLSREGVRLEQPAPVNTKEDQ
- a CDS encoding pseudouridine synthase encodes the protein MDAKPPLSGSGPTDDSSAADASTAKGARIAKVLSRAGIASRREAERMIEAGRVRVNGEQITSPALNVTPEDKITVDNTPVGAPEPPRIWLYHKPTGLVTTNSDEKGRETIFDALPEDMPRVMTVGRLDLNSEGLLLLTNDGGVKRRLELPSTGWLRRYRARVNGRPTDEMLEPLRRGITVEGENFQPMDVTLDRQQGANAWLTIGLREGRNREIRRAMEAVGLTVNRLIRISYGPFQLGELKTGEVEELRRKVVRDQLGLELEDPTGTAVKKPSAVRRPPRRKPGGFGGAGQPGLPVEPGEDDTPPPRRGGGKAKNAPHGKAALGKPSGKPGALPTGRPNAKPGARPGAKPSSRGPKPRR
- a CDS encoding nucleoside deaminase — protein: MEFRSYMGQALDQARAAATRGEVPVGAVVVSPTGKIVAAAGNETRARHDPTAHAEMLALRAACAAVGSERLIGHTLYVTLEPCAMCAGAIAAARVERLFYGAADPKSGGVAQGARVFAHPQCHHVPQIFDGIAAREAEELLVGFFREKRDR
- the rpmG gene encoding 50S ribosomal protein L33, whose translation is MAKPTTIKIRLNSSAGTGHFYVTKKNARTMTEKMVIKKYDPVARKHVEYKEGKIK
- a CDS encoding N-acetylmuramoyl-L-alanine amidase; translated protein: MPAAPDVTVHPSPNCGPRRSGLHPRLIVLHYTAMASAQAALERLCDPSSEVSAHYLISGRGDVTQLVEEDQRAWHAGQGEWAGLDDINSRSIGIELDNRGDHPFAEPQMQALETLLPGIMARHDIPAEGVIGHSCMAPGRKIDPGPRFDWARLARRGLALPAGDGPVPDSVTAETFRDAARAAGFTAPCDNDTLLSTVRMRFRPWGSGPLTPADLAALPRAH
- the gatA gene encoding Asp-tRNA(Asn)/Glu-tRNA(Gln) amidotransferase subunit GatA, with product MSDDLNTLSLADARDALRKGETTSAALTEACLKAIDGAGALNAFVHRTPEIAMEQAAEADARIKQGDAPAMCGLPIGIKDLFCTKGVPSQAGSRILEGFLPEYESTVSQKLKDSGAVMLGKLNMDEFAMGSSNETSVYGNAVNPWRRQGDSAELTPGGSSGGSAAAVAADLCLAATGTDTGGSIRQPAAFTGTVGIKPTYGRCSRWGIVAFASSLDQAGPMTKTVRDAAIMLEAMCGHDAKDSTSADLAVPDFEAALTGDIRGKKIGIPREYRMDGMPEEIEKLWQDGIAMMKDAGAEIVDISLPHTKYALPAYYVIAPAEASSNLARYDGVRFGHRAKLDHGDGITEMYEKTRAEGFGHEVQRRVMVGTYVLSAGFYDAYYNRARKVRTLIKKDFEDVFAQGIDSILTPATPSAAFGLGEMKDADPVAMYLNDVFTVTVNLAGLPGVALPTGQSATGLPLGLQLIGRPWEEAELLSSAYALERAAGFVAKPEKWW
- the gatC gene encoding Asp-tRNA(Asn)/Glu-tRNA(Gln) amidotransferase subunit GatC, with product MSIDENTAARVAKLARIKVEPNALPALAEEFNNILGFIEQLSEVDVEGVEPMTSVTPQRLKRREDVVTDGDQQDAVLKNAPDAREGFFAVPKVVE